The following coding sequences are from one Granulicella arctica window:
- a CDS encoding TonB-dependent receptor → MRLRLTLILLLVMSISVLSPLAFAQQTGLSGVITDGQGGVLPGVNVEVKKTDGSSFFSKTNEQGAYVIPSLLAAEYTITASAPNFATVQKKIQLLVGQLAQVDLSMPIATATSAVIVEASDEMAIDTTSSVVSGNVTPKEVQDVPINGRNYISLSTLVPGIKGNSFGDVPVSGGDAETGKVQITLDGLQVSQNSVGSSFGQPRFSQDAISQFQIITNRFDATAGRSAGIYVNTQSKVGTNLIHGGAFGYFRNSFFNGSDPIAKRVLNFSDQQYGGTFGGAIKKDKLWYFGSYEGEHQPNTFTVTPTVTNVLFTHPTLLQINEYLGRADYQLNDKNHIFARGDAFNYSSSYDGAADPSTASSDARNSYGYVADWNRNVSDHFINDLHVGFHYFKTTFLELNESPVLQLPNPTITIGAPYNRPETFTQPTQQYRDDIFWLKGKHNIKVGGEFLYLVNNGYFGQNVRGSYSCTKTGTAAPSYATLFPNGTTDSSTWNYAYLRSYCTSISYVKGFGNYTIHIPRKIIGIWAQDDWKILPRFTVNLGVRYDNDIGAFLNNLRFNNGLLTPTTNPNLNFAPRLGFAYDVFGDGKTSVRGGAGLYFADINANPTIDDQLFNGVTTVQATVSNPTNLADPFAGQDPLANPSLYQQTPQFLAQGASTPYSLQASFGMARQLPMNTTMTADLVHTRTYNDYILLDGNLLQNPTNPQRNLDPTLALSPSTTRVCANGAISLDTVTNFATAKNLCNQHFGGSSAATGGNRQFTTTPGAGMLSDALQIGVKHATTKGFTAAIAYTWARTKNSTNGAFSYPNKPFLPGIQQEWANGTDDQRHTLTVNGQYNWKYGLMLSGLYHFGSGLAYATTSGNSGVNGYTAATRTFAANTTPIAPGQTCPAAPCIVIYAPLSKVSFDPGYGYWVIQRDAFRGQAYHRLDSRLQESFTLHDRYKAIVAVEAFNLLNHSNYASYGGVATSATAANGYGIPTAAGSSALEFSARSLQFIGRLQF, encoded by the coding sequence ATGCGTTTACGCCTTACACTCATCTTGCTGTTGGTCATGAGCATTTCAGTGTTGTCTCCTCTGGCTTTCGCCCAACAAACCGGTTTAAGTGGTGTTATCACGGACGGGCAGGGCGGCGTTTTGCCAGGTGTAAATGTGGAAGTGAAGAAGACAGATGGATCATCTTTCTTCTCTAAGACCAATGAGCAGGGTGCCTACGTGATCCCGAGCCTGCTTGCAGCCGAGTACACGATCACGGCATCGGCACCGAATTTTGCTACAGTGCAAAAAAAGATTCAATTGCTTGTTGGACAACTGGCGCAGGTCGATCTTTCTATGCCTATCGCAACTGCGACATCTGCGGTGATTGTGGAAGCTAGCGATGAAATGGCGATCGATACAACTTCTTCTGTGGTGTCCGGCAATGTAACTCCAAAGGAGGTTCAAGATGTGCCCATCAACGGGCGCAATTACATCAGTCTGTCGACACTTGTACCAGGCATCAAAGGAAACTCTTTTGGTGATGTCCCCGTTTCTGGGGGAGATGCAGAGACAGGGAAAGTTCAGATCACGCTTGATGGCCTTCAGGTTTCACAAAACTCAGTTGGGTCAAGCTTTGGTCAGCCGCGATTTTCGCAGGATGCCATTTCACAGTTTCAAATAATTACGAACCGGTTTGATGCGACGGCTGGTCGCTCCGCTGGAATCTATGTAAATACACAGTCTAAGGTTGGCACTAATCTCATCCACGGCGGAGCTTTCGGTTATTTTCGCAACTCGTTCTTCAATGGATCGGATCCTATCGCTAAGCGAGTGCTCAACTTTTCCGACCAGCAATACGGCGGAACATTTGGCGGGGCTATCAAGAAAGACAAACTCTGGTACTTCGGATCCTATGAAGGCGAGCATCAACCGAATACGTTTACTGTTACACCTACGGTGACGAATGTTCTCTTTACGCATCCCACGCTTCTTCAAATTAATGAGTATCTTGGTCGTGCCGACTATCAACTCAATGATAAGAATCACATCTTTGCGCGCGGCGATGCATTTAACTACAGTTCAAGTTATGATGGTGCGGCTGATCCCAGTACGGCAAGTTCCGATGCACGAAATAGTTACGGTTATGTCGCTGATTGGAATCGTAATGTCAGCGATCATTTCATCAATGACTTGCACGTGGGCTTCCATTATTTCAAAACAACATTTCTCGAATTAAATGAAAGCCCTGTATTGCAGCTGCCAAATCCTACGATTACTATAGGAGCGCCTTACAACCGCCCGGAGACATTCACGCAGCCGACACAACAGTACCGCGACGATATTTTTTGGCTCAAAGGAAAGCACAATATTAAGGTTGGCGGAGAGTTCTTATATCTTGTCAACAATGGATATTTTGGACAGAATGTACGTGGCTCCTATAGCTGTACAAAGACCGGTACTGCGGCACCTTCTTATGCAACACTTTTTCCAAATGGAACGACCGACTCTTCAACTTGGAACTATGCGTATCTACGTTCCTACTGCACTTCCATCAGTTACGTAAAAGGCTTTGGCAACTACACTATCCATATTCCACGCAAGATTATTGGCATCTGGGCACAAGACGATTGGAAGATTCTCCCGCGTTTCACCGTCAATCTTGGCGTTCGATATGATAATGACATCGGTGCGTTCCTCAACAACCTCCGCTTCAACAATGGTCTTCTCACTCCGACAACAAATCCCAACCTGAATTTCGCGCCACGGCTTGGATTTGCATACGATGTCTTTGGTGATGGAAAGACGTCAGTCCGGGGTGGAGCCGGTCTCTACTTTGCTGACATCAATGCAAATCCAACCATCGACGACCAACTCTTCAATGGAGTTACAACGGTTCAAGCGACCGTAAGCAATCCTACGAACCTGGCAGACCCCTTTGCAGGACAGGATCCTCTGGCTAACCCTAGTCTCTATCAGCAGACCCCTCAATTCCTAGCGCAAGGCGCAAGCACGCCCTATTCACTGCAGGCATCTTTCGGCATGGCGCGACAGCTCCCCATGAACACAACCATGACTGCGGATCTTGTGCATACGCGGACTTACAACGACTACATACTCCTGGACGGAAATCTACTCCAAAATCCGACGAATCCTCAACGAAATTTAGATCCTACCTTGGCGCTTTCTCCCTCAACTACGCGCGTGTGTGCTAACGGAGCGATATCGCTTGATACCGTTACAAACTTTGCGACGGCCAAGAACCTATGCAATCAACACTTCGGTGGATCATCTGCAGCCACGGGTGGCAATCGACAATTCACTACGACTCCCGGTGCAGGCATGCTCTCTGACGCTCTTCAAATAGGTGTGAAGCATGCAACGACAAAGGGGTTTACGGCTGCAATTGCATATACCTGGGCACGTACCAAGAATTCTACAAATGGGGCATTCTCTTACCCCAACAAGCCTTTCTTGCCAGGCATACAGCAGGAGTGGGCAAATGGTACAGACGATCAACGTCATACGCTGACAGTGAACGGGCAGTACAACTGGAAGTATGGATTGATGCTGTCTGGTCTCTATCACTTCGGATCCGGTCTTGCCTATGCGACTACCTCCGGGAACTCAGGCGTAAATGGCTATACTGCCGCAACGCGAACGTTTGCTGCCAATACAACACCGATTGCACCGGGCCAGACTTGCCCCGCTGCTCCCTGTATTGTCATATACGCTCCCTTGTCAAAGGTATCGTTTGACCCCGGATATGGATATTGGGTCATTCAACGTGATGCTTTCCGAGGCCAGGCTTATCACCGTCTCGATTCCAGATTGCAGGAGTCCTTTACTTTGCACGATCGTTATAAAGCGATTGTTGCAGTGGAAGCTTTCAATCTTCTCAACCACTCTAACTACGCTTCCTACGGAGGGGTTGCTACTTCCGCTACTGCTGCGAACGGTTATGGAATACCAACCGCTGCCGGGTCCAGCGCCTTGGAATTCTCTGCGCGATCCCTGCAATTTATCGGACGTCTTCAATTCTGA